Genomic window (Longibacter salinarum):
GCCGAACTAGAGGGCAAGAGTGTGGTACCGACCTGGACTGGGCAACATAATATTCATAAATGAAGGAATCGAATCATTTTTTGATAGAATTGAAAAAATTCAGAAGAGACCTACTTCGTAGCGTACCGGATGCGCCTCTGGCACGGACGCCGTTGCGTCTCAGGATGACTCCGTGTATCGGTGAACGCTTCCCATCATCAATATCCACGTGCATCGGGGACGATGGGATCAATGATCGCGACGTGCGGCGTTTAGCTTTCTACACGAAACGCTCAAACGGCCACGAGTCAAGACCGCCTGGCCTCCCGTGCCCCTGTCGCTCTACCTTTTGCATCTATCTGCACGAGACTATGGAATACACTGTCCCTCGCGTCACGATTACCGACGAAGCAAAAGAGATCATTGACCAGCTCCGGGAGCGGCACGGCGACCTCATGTTTCACCAGAGCGGCGGATGCTGCGATGGGTCGTCACCCATGTGCTTCGAAGACGGGGATTTCCGGCTCGGGCGGAGCGACGTTAAACTCGGCGAGATCTACGAT
Coding sequences:
- a CDS encoding DUF779 domain-containing protein encodes the protein MEYTVPRVTITDEAKEIIDQLRERHGDLMFHQSGGCCDGSSPMCFEDGDFRLGRSDVKLGEIYDCPFYMAKDQFEYWKHMQLTLDVKDGRGASFSLEIPTGKRFVIKSRLFSEEELQVLQPVESVDA